A single genomic interval of Brevibacillus brevis harbors:
- a CDS encoding rod shape-determining protein: MFGGFTRDLGIDLGTANTLVFVKGKGIVVREPSVVAIRTNNNSIEAVGNAAKSMIGRTPGNIVAVRPMKDGVIADFDTTATMMRYFINQAQKNQGLFTRRPNVMVCVPSGITAVEKRAVEDATKQAGAKEAYTIEEPFAAAIGADLPVWEPTGSMVVDIGGGTTEVAIISLGGIVTSRSIRVAGDEMDEAIIQYIKRRYNLMIGERTAETLKLEIGSAIAPDEVENVDIRGRDLVTGLPKTLSVSSTEIAEALAETISAIVESVKVTLEKSPPELAADIMDRGIVLTGGGALLRNMDRLLSKETGMPVHVAENALDCVAIGTGRALENIHLFKSKQGITSSRLKRGK; encoded by the coding sequence ATGTTTGGTGGATTTACACGTGACTTGGGGATTGACCTCGGCACTGCCAATACACTTGTTTTTGTGAAGGGTAAAGGAATTGTGGTGCGTGAACCTTCTGTTGTAGCGATTCGTACTAATAACAATTCCATTGAAGCAGTAGGGAATGCTGCGAAAAGTATGATCGGTCGTACGCCGGGTAATATCGTAGCGGTTCGCCCTATGAAAGACGGGGTTATCGCTGACTTTGATACAACTGCGACAATGATGCGCTATTTCATCAATCAAGCTCAAAAAAATCAAGGGCTGTTTACGCGTCGTCCAAACGTAATGGTCTGTGTACCTTCGGGAATTACTGCGGTGGAAAAGCGTGCAGTCGAAGACGCTACAAAGCAGGCTGGGGCGAAGGAAGCCTATACGATTGAGGAGCCGTTTGCAGCAGCGATCGGTGCAGACCTGCCAGTGTGGGAACCGACTGGAAGTATGGTCGTAGATATTGGTGGTGGTACGACAGAAGTCGCTATCATTTCTCTCGGGGGGATTGTTACATCCCGCTCCATTCGTGTGGCCGGGGATGAGATGGACGAGGCGATTATTCAGTACATCAAGCGCCGTTACAACTTGATGATCGGGGAACGGACAGCAGAAACATTGAAGCTGGAGATCGGCTCTGCGATTGCTCCTGATGAGGTCGAAAACGTTGACATTCGCGGTCGTGACCTTGTAACCGGATTGCCAAAAACGCTCTCGGTAAGCAGCACAGAGATTGCCGAAGCATTGGCGGAAACCATTTCTGCTATAGTGGAATCGGTTAAGGTAACACTCGAAAAAAGCCCGCCTGAGCTTGCGGCGGACATCATGGATCGTGGAATTGTACTCACAGGCGGCGGTGCGCTCTTGCGTAACATGGATCGCCTGTTAAGTAAGGAAACGGGTATGCCCGTGCATGTCGCAGAAAACGCACTGGATTGCGTAGCGATTGGAACAGGTCGTGCATTGGAGAACATTCACCTGTTCAAATCCAAGCAAGGCATCACCTCTTCCCGACTAAAACGGGGTAAATAA
- the mreC gene encoding rod shape-determining protein MreC — MSFFGNKRLIIVLVGLVLLISVVGFTSRERVSLTWPEMFFKDTFSVVQGFFYRPAQAVSGFFQEIEDAYGVYEENKALKASLDQYARLSAELHTLKADNERLREMVGAKDSLKSYRLHFAEVVARNPDTWNNVVTIDQGLKSGIKKDMAVITAKGMIGRVQSVANFSSTVELLTSYERRDHISAGILTQELVGGKPVYRQISGVIEEYDPQKRLLVMRKIPWGQAIKKDQQVISSGLGGVVPPNLPIGYIVRVEPDDYGLTQTAYIQPSADFSQLNEVMVVERDFTIAPNGELIPQQPAGQTQTQTTVPPAPPASGGGQ, encoded by the coding sequence ATGTCGTTTTTCGGGAATAAGCGGCTTATCATTGTACTTGTAGGCTTGGTCCTGCTTATCTCCGTCGTGGGCTTCACTTCTCGTGAACGGGTTAGCCTGACCTGGCCAGAAATGTTCTTCAAAGATACCTTCAGCGTGGTGCAGGGCTTTTTCTATCGCCCTGCCCAGGCTGTTTCTGGCTTTTTTCAGGAAATTGAAGACGCCTACGGCGTATATGAAGAAAACAAGGCACTCAAGGCTAGTTTGGATCAATATGCCCGTCTAAGTGCCGAATTGCACACACTCAAGGCAGATAATGAGCGCCTTCGAGAAATGGTGGGGGCAAAAGATTCACTCAAATCTTACAGGCTTCATTTTGCAGAAGTCGTAGCAAGAAACCCTGATACCTGGAACAACGTTGTTACCATCGACCAAGGTTTGAAAAGTGGCATCAAAAAGGATATGGCGGTCATCACTGCCAAAGGAATGATTGGGCGCGTACAGAGTGTTGCTAACTTTTCATCTACAGTTGAATTGTTGACGAGCTATGAACGGCGGGACCATATTTCTGCGGGGATTTTGACGCAGGAACTGGTCGGAGGCAAGCCAGTATACCGTCAGATTAGTGGTGTCATCGAGGAATACGATCCGCAAAAGAGATTACTCGTCATGCGTAAAATCCCTTGGGGACAGGCCATTAAAAAAGATCAGCAAGTTATTTCGTCAGGTTTGGGAGGCGTCGTACCTCCTAATTTGCCGATCGGCTATATTGTTCGCGTAGAGCCAGATGATTACGGCTTGACTCAAACCGCCTACATCCAGCCAAGCGCTGATTTTTCACAATTGAATGAAGTCATGGTTGTGGAACGAGATTTTACAATCGCTCCCAATGGCGAATTGATCCCGCAACAGCCAGCCGGCCAGACACAAACGCAGACAACTGTGCCTCCGGCTCCACCTGCTAGCGGGGGTGGTCAGTAA
- the mreD gene encoding rod shape-determining protein MreD — translation MARFLLTLGVVVMFVLEGTVMQVFSPGTGGLSWMIVPRFALVCCIFISMYLGRREGLYYGIAFGFLQDVLFGQLIGIYTMSMMVASYFAGMIVLLFQRGFGMVFITSFLILFGHEWLLYSLFRLFSAAPFDVQWILTHQILPSVLFNLAFGLLVYFPIKNVCNKILAKKEMHMQ, via the coding sequence ATGGCGCGATTTTTATTGACGCTGGGCGTCGTGGTCATGTTTGTACTGGAAGGAACTGTGATGCAAGTATTTTCACCTGGTACTGGGGGTCTGTCTTGGATGATAGTCCCCCGGTTTGCGCTTGTCTGCTGTATCTTTATTTCGATGTATCTCGGCAGGCGCGAGGGATTGTATTACGGGATCGCCTTCGGATTTTTACAAGATGTCTTGTTTGGGCAACTAATTGGAATCTATACCATGTCCATGATGGTGGCCAGCTACTTTGCAGGGATGATCGTTCTTTTGTTCCAGAGAGGATTCGGGATGGTTTTCATTACCAGCTTCCTGATTTTGTTCGGACATGAGTGGCTTTTGTATTCCTTGTTCCGCTTGTTTTCCGCTGCCCCCTTCGATGTTCAATGGATTTTGACACATCAAATTTTGCCTAGTGTGCTGTTTAATCTCGCTTTTGGCTTACTGGTATACTTTCCGATCAAGAATGTATGCAACAAGATTCTGGCGAAAAAGGAAATGCACATGCAGTAA
- a CDS encoding peptidoglycan D,D-transpeptidase FtsI family protein → MEEVKEPKSDIPIRLNILFVIVFLFFAAIILRLAFVQLVEGEQYKHELEKFSIRELPISAPRGRILDKNGEVLVSNKPVYTVQYVEEQGQDIDEEKVADRLAKILIPDGGKIGTDKELLKKTIELRSTLPVAFNAQETNDLKAKVSAKLKAVPKVETVDQMSDFELVKTAVYLGMRVRSPFDDKDRADLIKKLNAAKPATPAITEANTTDFELLKMAINANMTLTLKLDKEDRNDLAKKVKDQIGVLPTPDGLAEKSDMDLLRYASLFDMDIKLPLTEQQRQFQWHKLSLLQEMRSPQMASYIPRRVKVNITEQEMFQIEERRTELPGISVELEPVRQIFEDPDGSAFGTHFLGYINAIRPESLKEYQAQGYNAIDRVGVTGLESSYERYLRGKNGIMEVHVNKNSETVEKQMRQAPEPGNDLVLAMDWRYQSKVEAILKEEVEAFKKRPSTPKEFKDAHVLVMNPNTGEILAMASYPDYDLNLYYDRKKFNENYASLILPNESNRFIYTPYPPASTYKPLSVMIALQEGLTTPNEVIYDRGGLKVGNTYKRNWKASGHGPVNARRALQVSNNTYMYEMAIRLARKGKDGWEKQFSVYDYYNAQFGLGVKTGVDLPNEHTGWENQNLYYGNLADVMIGQYDLFTPMQLGQYVSTIANGGYRVRPHLVKEIRKGTTDPKKPGQTLSVIEPQVLNRVDIDPKYIQVVREGMRMVTQPGGTVQRFNGLPFTVAAKSGTAQTSQPAENALVVGFAPYENPQLVFVVIAPNSLRDGTSSSDATGPISRRLLEAYNELNPGVLTGGVPKPNPPSAK, encoded by the coding sequence GTGGAAGAAGTCAAAGAACCGAAATCAGACATACCTATTCGGCTCAATATATTGTTTGTGATTGTATTTTTGTTCTTCGCTGCCATTATTTTACGGCTAGCCTTTGTGCAGTTGGTGGAAGGCGAACAGTACAAGCATGAATTGGAAAAGTTTAGTATTCGTGAACTGCCGATTTCTGCTCCTCGAGGCCGTATCTTGGATAAAAATGGCGAAGTACTCGTTTCGAATAAGCCAGTGTATACCGTTCAATACGTTGAAGAACAAGGGCAGGACATTGATGAAGAGAAAGTCGCGGATCGTCTGGCAAAAATCCTCATTCCCGATGGCGGCAAAATTGGTACGGATAAGGAACTGTTAAAGAAGACGATTGAACTGAGATCAACTTTGCCTGTTGCTTTCAATGCGCAAGAAACAAACGATCTCAAGGCAAAGGTTTCGGCGAAGTTAAAAGCCGTTCCGAAAGTAGAGACCGTCGATCAGATGTCGGACTTTGAGCTGGTAAAAACTGCGGTGTATCTCGGGATGCGCGTTCGTTCTCCTTTTGATGACAAGGATCGAGCAGACCTTATTAAGAAACTGAATGCTGCCAAACCGGCTACACCCGCTATTACGGAAGCGAACACTACGGACTTCGAGCTGTTAAAAATGGCGATAAACGCCAATATGACCCTCACTCTCAAATTGGACAAGGAAGATCGCAATGACCTCGCCAAAAAAGTGAAGGATCAGATCGGAGTTTTGCCAACCCCTGACGGCTTAGCAGAAAAGTCCGACATGGATTTGCTGCGCTATGCCTCGCTGTTCGACATGGATATCAAACTGCCGTTGACAGAGCAGCAACGCCAATTTCAATGGCACAAGCTCTCTTTGTTGCAGGAGATGCGTTCACCGCAGATGGCTAGCTACATTCCGAGACGTGTCAAGGTCAACATCACGGAGCAGGAAATGTTCCAAATCGAGGAACGACGTACCGAACTGCCGGGAATAAGTGTGGAGCTGGAGCCTGTTCGCCAAATTTTCGAAGATCCGGATGGTTCGGCATTTGGTACTCACTTTCTCGGGTACATCAATGCCATTCGTCCTGAGAGCTTGAAAGAATATCAGGCACAAGGCTACAACGCTATCGACCGTGTCGGTGTTACCGGTCTGGAGAGCTCCTATGAACGTTATTTGCGCGGCAAAAACGGGATTATGGAAGTACACGTGAACAAAAATTCAGAGACGGTAGAGAAGCAGATGCGTCAAGCCCCCGAGCCAGGAAACGATCTCGTTTTGGCTATGGACTGGCGTTATCAAAGTAAGGTAGAGGCCATCTTGAAAGAAGAGGTTGAAGCATTCAAGAAGCGCCCTTCTACGCCAAAAGAATTTAAAGACGCGCACGTATTGGTGATGAATCCAAATACGGGAGAAATATTGGCGATGGCGAGTTATCCAGATTACGATTTGAATCTGTATTACGACCGTAAGAAATTCAACGAGAATTACGCCTCGCTTATTTTACCGAATGAATCAAACCGATTCATTTATACGCCGTATCCACCTGCTTCTACCTACAAGCCACTGTCTGTCATGATTGCGCTTCAGGAGGGGCTGACTACACCGAACGAAGTCATCTATGACCGAGGCGGCTTGAAAGTCGGTAACACGTATAAACGCAACTGGAAGGCAAGTGGTCATGGCCCTGTTAACGCTCGTCGTGCCTTGCAGGTGTCGAACAATACGTATATGTACGAAATGGCGATTCGCTTAGCAAGAAAAGGGAAAGATGGCTGGGAGAAGCAGTTCTCTGTCTATGATTACTACAATGCCCAGTTTGGTCTTGGTGTGAAAACAGGTGTGGATCTACCGAATGAACATACCGGTTGGGAAAACCAGAACCTTTACTACGGAAACTTGGCGGACGTGATGATTGGTCAATACGATCTGTTCACGCCGATGCAGCTGGGGCAATACGTATCGACCATTGCGAATGGAGGATATCGGGTACGCCCACATCTTGTAAAAGAAATTCGTAAAGGAACTACCGACCCGAAGAAACCAGGACAAACGCTCTCAGTTATTGAACCACAAGTGCTCAACCGGGTTGATATCGATCCGAAGTATATCCAGGTGGTAAGAGAAGGGATGCGGATGGTTACTCAGCCAGGTGGTACCGTTCAACGTTTCAATGGGTTACCTTTCACAGTGGCAGCCAAGTCTGGTACGGCACAAACGTCGCAGCCAGCGGAAAATGCACTGGTTGTCGGCTTTGCGCCTTATGAAAATCCCCAACTGGTCTTCGTCGTTATTGCGCCGAACAGTTTGAGAGACGGTACATCCAGTTCTGATGCGACTGGTCCGATCTCGCGTCGATTGCTCGAAGCCTACAATGAACTGAATCCTGGTGTCCTTACTGGTGGGGTTCCGAAGCCAAATCCACCGTCCGCGAAGTAA
- the minC gene encoding septum site-determining protein MinC yields MTTVKSKVTIKGTKEGLVFFMDDTCSFDELLADMREKIEHSHQQILSGPLIRVSIKLGKRYCSPEQQEQLTQIIRTKGNLVIHTIESDLITREEAMAERLKTHFSIQVNTVRSGQVLEFDGDLLLLGDVNPGGTVRSTGSIYVLGHLRGYAHAGISGDSQVIIAAAVMSPTQLRIADVISKPGEEWTNNSGGTEFAYLENEIMLVAKMNYLSRIRPDLGEKKREG; encoded by the coding sequence GTGACGACTGTGAAAAGCAAGGTCACGATCAAAGGGACTAAAGAGGGGCTCGTCTTCTTTATGGATGATACCTGTTCCTTCGACGAACTGCTGGCCGATATGCGTGAAAAAATAGAGCATAGCCACCAACAGATTTTGTCGGGGCCACTCATTCGGGTATCTATAAAATTGGGGAAACGATACTGCTCACCCGAGCAACAAGAGCAGTTGACTCAAATTATTCGAACGAAGGGCAACCTGGTGATCCATACAATCGAATCTGATTTGATCACGCGGGAAGAAGCTATGGCTGAACGCCTGAAAACCCATTTTTCCATACAGGTAAATACGGTACGCTCTGGGCAAGTACTGGAGTTTGACGGTGATTTGCTCTTATTGGGAGATGTCAATCCCGGGGGGACGGTTCGCAGTACAGGAAGCATCTACGTGCTGGGTCATCTCAGAGGGTACGCGCACGCAGGTATTTCCGGTGACTCACAGGTAATTATTGCGGCTGCAGTCATGAGTCCTACCCAGTTGCGGATTGCAGATGTGATCAGCAAACCGGGTGAGGAATGGACGAATAATTCCGGAGGCACAGAATTTGCCTATCTGGAAAATGAGATCATGCTGGTAGCGAAAATGAACTACTTGTCGCGAATCCGCCCTGATTTGGGTGAGAAAAAGCGTGAGGGTTGA
- the minD gene encoding septum site-determining protein MinD — translation MGIGIVVTSGKGGVGKTTTSANLGTALALLGQKVCMVDTDIGLRNLDVVMGLENRIIYDLVDVAEGACRLPQALIKDKRFDNLALLPAAQTKDKSAVTPEQMEEIITQLKREYDYVIIDCPAGIEQGFRNAVAGADQAIVVTTPEKAAVRDADRIIGLLEREKIGMPKLVINRVRSHMVKNGDMLDVEDILDLLAIDLIGVVPDDDHIIKSANQGEPAVMNHESRASIAYRNVARRLLGEAVPLQPLEEKAGVFHKMRKFFGLK, via the coding sequence GTGGGGATTGGAATTGTCGTAACTTCCGGTAAAGGCGGCGTGGGTAAGACGACCACTTCCGCCAATTTGGGAACGGCGCTCGCATTGTTGGGACAAAAAGTTTGCATGGTAGATACCGATATTGGCCTGCGCAATCTGGATGTAGTCATGGGACTTGAGAACCGAATTATTTATGATCTGGTAGATGTTGCAGAAGGCGCATGCCGACTGCCGCAAGCTCTGATCAAAGACAAGCGGTTTGACAATCTGGCATTACTCCCGGCTGCTCAGACCAAGGACAAATCAGCAGTAACTCCTGAGCAGATGGAGGAAATCATTACGCAGTTGAAGCGGGAATATGATTATGTCATCATCGATTGCCCTGCGGGTATTGAGCAAGGCTTCCGCAATGCAGTGGCAGGGGCTGATCAAGCAATCGTCGTGACTACACCTGAAAAAGCCGCTGTGCGTGATGCTGATAGGATTATTGGCCTATTAGAGCGAGAAAAAATCGGAATGCCGAAGCTGGTTATTAATCGCGTTCGCTCCCATATGGTGAAAAATGGCGACATGCTGGATGTAGAAGACATTTTGGATTTGTTAGCCATTGACTTAATTGGTGTAGTGCCGGATGATGATCATATCATTAAATCCGCGAACCAAGGTGAGCCGGCTGTAATGAATCACGAATCGCGTGCTTCCATCGCGTATCGGAATGTTGCTCGTCGCCTTTTGGGTGAAGCTGTTCCATTACAACCATTGGAAGAAAAAGCGGGCGTGTTCCACAAAATGCGTAAATTCTTTGGATTAAAATAG
- the rodA gene encoding rod shape-determining protein RodA gives MDLEKRHLKTIDWTIILILAGLGVFSYLGISGSAAGVDKAHQQVLWYVIGFIVLGVTLLFDYRLFHNMAYVLYALGLILLIGVFQTKPINNTTSWYDLGPVLFQPSEPMKLFTIITVARFLSKRATDPDRFYYFYKLIPVMALVGVPLLLILIQPDLGTAMVYTGMLATMLIVGGIRMKHVLYVGGLAGSFFAAMTLLYQYKQDIFFKIIKPYQWDRIVFWMNPDLEPMGRGFQLKQALIAIGSGQLFGKGIDTPTQASFGWVPVGESDFIFTVIAEKLGFVGAGLLMILFFVLIYRMIRIAMEAKDPFGSYVVAGVVGMLTFQIFENIGMTIQLMPITGIPLPFISYGGSSLVTNFLIIGVVLNIGMRKDKLRFD, from the coding sequence ATGGACCTGGAAAAACGTCATTTAAAAACAATTGACTGGACCATCATTTTGATTTTGGCAGGGCTGGGTGTCTTCAGCTATTTGGGGATTTCCGGTTCTGCGGCAGGTGTAGATAAGGCGCATCAGCAGGTCCTTTGGTATGTCATCGGATTTATTGTACTAGGTGTGACATTGCTATTTGACTATCGTCTATTCCACAACATGGCTTATGTCTTATATGCACTCGGTCTGATTCTTTTGATCGGGGTATTTCAAACGAAGCCCATTAACAATACGACGAGCTGGTATGACCTTGGTCCTGTTTTGTTTCAGCCTTCTGAACCGATGAAGCTGTTCACGATCATAACGGTGGCCCGCTTCTTGTCCAAGAGGGCAACGGATCCGGATCGGTTTTACTATTTTTATAAGCTGATTCCGGTAATGGCTCTGGTAGGTGTACCATTGCTTTTAATTTTGATTCAGCCCGATTTGGGTACGGCCATGGTTTATACGGGTATGCTTGCCACTATGCTCATCGTTGGTGGTATACGGATGAAACATGTATTGTATGTGGGCGGGCTGGCTGGCAGTTTTTTTGCCGCCATGACGCTGTTGTATCAATACAAGCAGGATATCTTTTTCAAGATTATCAAGCCGTATCAATGGGATCGGATCGTCTTTTGGATGAACCCGGATCTTGAACCAATGGGACGAGGGTTCCAGCTTAAGCAAGCATTGATTGCCATCGGTTCAGGGCAATTGTTCGGAAAAGGGATTGATACGCCGACGCAAGCGAGCTTTGGATGGGTGCCGGTAGGAGAAAGTGATTTTATCTTTACCGTCATTGCAGAGAAGCTGGGCTTTGTCGGAGCGGGCTTGCTGATGATTCTGTTTTTCGTCTTGATTTACCGAATGATCCGCATCGCGATGGAGGCAAAAGATCCGTTCGGCTCTTACGTTGTCGCGGGTGTCGTAGGGATGCTTACCTTCCAGATCTTCGAGAACATCGGGATGACGATTCAATTGATGCCGATTACGGGTATTCCGCTCCCATTTATTAGCTACGGAGGGAGCTCACTCGTAACCAACTTCCTGATCATCGGTGTGGTTCTCAATATTGGGATGCGTAAGGATAAGTTGCGTTTTGATTAA
- a CDS encoding cold-shock protein — translation MQQGIVKWFNAEKGYGFIQVEGGDDVFVHYSAIQSEGFKSLDEGQKVEFEIVQGSRGPQAASVTKL, via the coding sequence ATGCAACAAGGTATCGTAAAATGGTTTAACGCAGAAAAAGGATACGGCTTCATCCAAGTTGAGGGTGGCGACGACGTATTCGTACACTACAGCGCAATCCAGTCAGAAGGTTTCAAATCTCTTGACGAAGGTCAAAAGGTTGAGTTCGAAATCGTTCAAGGTAGCCGTGGACCACAAGCTGCTAGCGTAACTAAACTGTAA
- a CDS encoding M23 family metallopeptidase: protein MFERVDRVKERRRERLERIRTQSRDSYTPYVDDWKDPIEETPNPFSYSPRENDIMDQPPSHEKWGVQILASVLLIGTAYVLFQTTLIPASWKSSAREVMTRDFNFSGVADWYEARFGPIPTMLPSIPTNPPAVPATSTTKDTNAVWKLPSSWKVVKSYDPESANVILHTGMNDQITIGEAGWVAFVGEKPDYGTTVIVRLTQGREIWLGNLDSIGVTKDEVLTPGQVIGTARVMDQTSRHLYLGAKVNEQFVNPLEVIPFE from the coding sequence ATGTTTGAAAGAGTAGATCGTGTAAAAGAAAGACGGAGGGAGCGTTTGGAAAGAATCCGAACACAGTCACGAGACAGCTATACTCCCTACGTCGATGATTGGAAAGATCCCATCGAAGAAACGCCAAACCCATTCAGTTACTCGCCGCGCGAGAATGATATCATGGACCAGCCACCGTCCCATGAAAAGTGGGGCGTGCAAATTTTAGCATCTGTCTTATTGATTGGTACTGCTTATGTTTTGTTTCAAACTACGCTGATCCCTGCCTCTTGGAAAAGCTCAGCGAGGGAAGTCATGACACGGGACTTTAATTTTTCAGGAGTAGCGGACTGGTATGAAGCGAGATTTGGTCCGATTCCAACGATGCTTCCATCGATACCTACCAATCCCCCTGCCGTGCCAGCCACGAGCACAACAAAGGACACAAATGCTGTGTGGAAGCTCCCCAGTAGCTGGAAAGTCGTAAAATCCTATGATCCAGAGAGTGCAAATGTGATCCTGCATACGGGAATGAACGATCAAATCACAATCGGAGAAGCTGGCTGGGTCGCGTTTGTCGGTGAAAAGCCTGATTATGGGACGACAGTGATTGTTCGTCTGACCCAAGGACGGGAAATATGGTTGGGAAATCTCGATAGCATAGGGGTGACGAAGGACGAGGTCCTTACACCTGGTCAAGTCATTGGAACCGCACGAGTAATGGACCAGACATCCCGTCATCTGTATCTAGGAGCGAAAGTGAATGAGCAATTTGTCAATCCCCTGGAAGTGATACCGTTTGAATAG
- a CDS encoding M50 family metallopeptidase → MNRGGWLDIRFRIHLLFWAVIGLSVVTGHFLEVITLFVIVLIHELGHVAMARELGWTVKEVQLLPFGGVATMEDSYATDPMDEIVVALAGPFLNMVMMAASYLFWFMGIWTEEWARFFLVSNLTIALFNLLPIWPLDGGRILLAVLCWFMSYRQATMISMTGSTLFAGIMVGMSSLELKYNLAVIGIYLLTLNIQAFMRFPYQFFRFLVEKYDRQQEEAAVQAIRVHPEETVLAVSHKLRRGCSHLFYVQGAGLLAEEQLLHALLFEQKHDAAVGKLL, encoded by the coding sequence TTGAATAGGGGAGGCTGGCTTGACATTAGGTTTCGCATTCACCTGCTATTTTGGGCGGTGATTGGCTTGTCCGTGGTGACAGGCCATTTTTTGGAGGTCATTACCTTGTTTGTCATCGTGCTGATCCATGAATTGGGGCATGTAGCGATGGCGCGTGAGCTCGGATGGACCGTAAAGGAAGTACAGCTTCTGCCTTTTGGTGGAGTAGCGACGATGGAAGACTCGTACGCCACGGACCCTATGGATGAGATTGTCGTGGCACTTGCTGGGCCCTTCTTGAATATGGTGATGATGGCTGCTTCGTACTTATTTTGGTTTATGGGGATATGGACGGAAGAGTGGGCCCGCTTTTTCTTGGTTAGTAATTTGACGATTGCGCTGTTTAACTTGTTGCCAATCTGGCCGTTGGATGGCGGGAGAATCTTGTTGGCTGTTCTATGCTGGTTTATGTCGTATAGGCAGGCGACGATGATATCAATGACGGGGAGTACGCTGTTTGCGGGCATCATGGTGGGGATGTCCAGCTTGGAGTTGAAGTACAACTTAGCAGTGATCGGGATTTATTTATTGACGTTGAACATTCAGGCATTTATGCGATTTCCTTATCAATTTTTTCGTTTTCTTGTGGAAAAATACGACCGGCAGCAAGAGGAAGCTGCCGTTCAAGCGATACGCGTGCATCCTGAGGAGACGGTACTGGCTGTCTCACACAAGCTGCGGCGGGGATGCTCCCATCTTTTCTACGTGCAAGGGGCGGGTCTTTTGGCAGAAGAACAGCTATTGCATGCCCTTCTGTTTGAGCAAAAGCACGACGCCGCAGTGGGCAAGCTCCTATAG
- the aac(6')-35 gene encoding aminoglycoside 6'-N-acetyltransferase AAC(6')-35, giving the protein MIHTGDLKIRALSPNDSTHLVKWLSDERVLAYYEGRDRPHDEKLVQQSFFPEEDGETRCLILYADKPIGYAQFYPLDPPEKQLNGYAKDDIVYGMDQFIGEPAYWNRGIGTQLVTAILHYLHTEKRAQKVAIDPQAWNERALRCYEKCGFRKVKELPLHEWHEGSMRDCWLMEWVAPAD; this is encoded by the coding sequence ATGATTCATACGGGTGATTTAAAAATAAGAGCCTTATCCCCCAATGATTCTACTCACTTAGTCAAATGGCTTTCTGACGAGCGCGTTTTGGCCTATTATGAAGGTCGTGATCGGCCACATGACGAGAAGCTCGTACAGCAAAGCTTTTTTCCGGAAGAAGACGGTGAAACTCGATGCCTGATCTTGTACGCGGACAAACCGATTGGTTATGCGCAATTTTATCCGCTCGATCCCCCGGAAAAACAACTGAATGGGTATGCAAAAGACGATATCGTTTACGGCATGGACCAGTTCATCGGAGAGCCTGCTTACTGGAATCGCGGTATCGGCACTCAGCTCGTTACAGCCATCCTCCACTATCTCCACACGGAAAAACGAGCACAAAAAGTAGCGATTGACCCGCAAGCCTGGAATGAACGAGCTTTGCGTTGCTACGAAAAATGTGGCTTTCGAAAAGTAAAAGAGCTTCCTCTGCACGAATGGCACGAAGGAAGCATGCGTGATTGCTGGCTGATGGAATGGGTCGCTCCTGCTGACTAA